The segment CGGAATATCCATAGTTTTCAAAGAATCGGCAGCCTGTCGTAAATCGCTTAATCCGAAAGGAGTAGGCTCTGTTACTAGAATTACGAAATCGGCTTTTGCAACAGTTTGAATAAATGGGCACGAGGTTCCCGGCGGAGCATCCATAATCAGAAAATCTGTATTTAATTTTTCTGCGCTCTTAATAGCTTGTTTTATTACTGGCACAGGAGAGCTGATGCCTGTTTCCATACGCCCTTCAACAAAACGCTTTTCTCCATCTATTTCATAAACACGTACTGTTCCAACCTTTTTGAGCGATTCTTTTATTGCATTATTTGGGCAAGCAACTTCACATGCTCCGCAACCATGGCACATTTCTTCTAATAATTGAATCATTTTCAAATCCGGAACAACAAAAATGGCATTATACGCACAATATTCCGCACATTTACTACAAAATATACATTTTGAAACATCTATTACTGGAAGATATTGGGTAACATCATTTTTCTCCCGCTCTATAGCAGAAAAAAATGCCAACAAATTAGGAACTTCTGCATCACAATCTACTAGCGACACAGAAATACCCATATTCCTAAATGTGTAAAAAAGGTTGGTAGAAACAAATGTTTTACCAGTTCCGCCTTTACCACTTGCAATAGCTACTTTCATTAATTATTGCATTTATGATTAGAATGATCGTGTTTACATGTATCTACTAGAATTGGCAATTTATTATCAATAAATAATTCAACCAATTTCCGTGGTTCATCTGTAAGAGCTGACATTCCGTCATAAACCATGATATTTTCTTGAGCAAACAAATCTTTTGCTTTCCAACCAATTCCTCCTGCAATAACAGCATTAGCTCCTTGCTGTTTCACCCAAACAGGATAAACTCCGGGCTGATGTTCTGGGGAAGTTATAGTTTCCTCTTTCACAATTTTTCCGTTTTCGATATCTGCAAAATAAAATTGCTCACAATGTCCAAAATGGGCACTCAAGCGCCCTCCTTCAATAGGAATAGCTACTTTATTATTCATTGCTCCCTGTATTTACATTGTTAATACATCTTCCTAAACCACGACCTTGACCTCTGTTTTGTCTAACTCTGCGACCTCTGCCGCAACATACAAAATCTTGTCCTGATTGATTAGTATTGAGATTTCTTCTCATTCTTCTTCCTTGTCCTGAACCATTTTTATTTGGTCCTGTTCCATCAAAATTTGGCATAATTGTAATTTTTTAGTGATTAAACAAATTTATTATTTCGCTTACGCGTTTTCCAGATTCTTTATTGGTTATCATTTCGATTCCCAATTCTTCGAGCAAAGGTCTAACCTTTACCCCAAACTCGCCTGACACAACTTTTTGTACTTTTTGCTCAGCGATAAATTTTACTGCGACAGGTCCAGCACCTTCTTGTGCCTCAGCCGCAGGATTCTTCAGGAAATTATGCGACTTTGTTTCCGTATCATAGATAAGAAACCACACACAACGTCCAAAACGAGCATCAACCATGCTGTCCATTGTATTACCCGTACTTGCAACTGCTATTTTCATATCATTTAAGTTTTAATTAATATTATTTGCAAATATAATAATTATGAACGAATGTTCAAAATAAAATTGAAAATAAATTTAGATTTAAGGGTGAGAATTTACATAACTACCTTATTATCAGACTATTAGATTAACGATTTTTTATACTGATAAAAATCAGTTATGCTATTTATAAAATTTTAGTCTGATTTTTACGATTACAACCTTTGCGCATCATTTTTGAACCACATTTTGGGCATGTATGTTCTTTGCAAGGTTTTCCTTTTTCATGCTTAATTTCTGTATTGCAATTAGCACATATACAAGTGCCAGCATCATGATTCTTATCTTCACAGCAAGCTATAATATTCAGCTCTTCCGAATGGCA is part of the Bacteroidales bacterium genome and harbors:
- a CDS encoding DUF5320 domain-containing protein, which produces MPNFDGTGPNKNGSGQGRRMRRNLNTNQSGQDFVCCGRGRRVRQNRGQGRGLGRCINNVNTGSNE
- a CDS encoding dinitrogenase iron-molybdenum cofactor biosynthesis protein → MKIAVASTGNTMDSMVDARFGRCVWFLIYDTETKSHNFLKNPAAEAQEGAGPVAVKFIAEQKVQKVVSGEFGVKVRPLLEELGIEMITNKESGKRVSEIINLFNH
- a CDS encoding ATPase translates to MNNKVAIPIEGGRLSAHFGHCEQFYFADIENGKIVKEETITSPEHQPGVYPVWVKQQGANAVIAGGIGWKAKDLFAQENIMVYDGMSALTDEPRKLVELFIDNKLPILVDTCKHDHSNHKCNN
- a CDS encoding P-loop NTPase → MKVAIASGKGGTGKTFVSTNLFYTFRNMGISVSLVDCDAEVPNLLAFFSAIEREKNDVTQYLPVIDVSKCIFCSKCAEYCAYNAIFVVPDLKMIQLLEEMCHGCGACEVACPNNAIKESLKKVGTVRVYEIDGEKRFVEGRMETGISSPVPVIKQAIKSAEKLNTDFLIMDAPPGTSCPFIQTVAKADFVILVTEPTPFGLSDLRQAADSLKTMDIPFGVIVNRAEIGDRAVYEYLEKNNIHLFAEIPFDKDIARLYSEGKIVVGTLPEIKSIFENIVNQLMNYGNSNNKW